The following DNA comes from Geobacter sp..
GCCAGTGCGCTGGATCAAAGGGTCACAGGCTTCGACATCGGCCTTACACCCGGCGAGAAGGGGTATATCGGCACCATGCGGGTGGAAACCAGCGACGATCTGCAGTTGTGGCGGCAACACGCAACAGGGGCAATAGCCACCCTGTCGGTAAAAGACCGGCAGCTCAACAAGAACCGGATCGAGTTTCCCGCCGTAAAAGCCCGCTACTTCCGGCTCAGCATCGGCCCGGAGCTGGGCGCGCCGCGGCTCGATTCCGTTACGGCCCGGCTCGAATCAACCCTTTCGACCCGGCAGCGTGAAAAGGCAACGTACGTCATCACGGCAATCAAAGGGAGGAGCGGCGAGTACCTGGCGCGGACCGACGGCCAGATGCCGGTTGACCGTCTGCGCCTGGTCTTCCCGGACGAAAACAGCCTGGCCGGTGTCACCTTTTATTCGCGGCCCGACAACAAAAGCCCCTGGATCGAGCGAGGGTGCGGGACATTTTACCGGTTGCGCCGGGACGCGACCGTGGTGGAAAACAGCCCGCTGGAGATTGCGCCAACCGCGGACAGGCAATGGCTGATCAGGGTCAGGCAGCCCGGCGGGGGGCTGGGGAGCAGGCTGCCGCTGCTGGAAGTCGGCTGGCAGCCGCACCATCTGATATTTGCCGCCCGTGGCGAACCGCCGTTCCGGCTGGCCTATGGCAGCGCCTTCACAGAGCTCGACACCCTGCGGGACGACGGCATAGCAGCAGGCCTTGCAACCTGGGAAAAGCAGCAGATCATGCCGCTTCCGGCCAAAGCCGGGGCATCGGTCGAATCGGGTGGCGCACAGGCGCTGAAACCGCACGTCCCGGCCGCGACCTGGAGGAAGGCGCTGTTATGGGGAGTACTGCTCCTGGGCGTGCTGCTCCTGGCG
Coding sequences within:
- a CDS encoding DUF3999 family protein, with the translated sequence MKHLMVIVLAVLAICAPARASESPQLHDFARMMPLELAGAGALHELPLPKEVYVWTSQRGLGDLALFNGKGEIVPFTLVTPSPAKTASAGKDLPLFPLAAAMRRQQGAIAVMARTDEQGAIVTLNTATGKALCRPITGYIVDASALDQRVTGFDIGLTPGEKGYIGTMRVETSDDLQLWRQHATGAIATLSVKDRQLNKNRIEFPAVKARYFRLSIGPELGAPRLDSVTARLESTLSTRQREKATYVITAIKGRSGEYLARTDGQMPVDRLRLVFPDENSLAGVTFYSRPDNKSPWIERGCGTFYRLRRDATVVENSPLEIAPTADRQWLIRVRQPGGGLGSRLPLLEVGWQPHHLIFAARGEPPFRLAYGSAFTELDTLRDDGIAAGLATWEKQQIMPLPAKAGASVESGGAQALKPHVPAATWRKALLWGVLLLGVLLLARMAWQLGREMGAGGSR